One genomic window of Coregonus clupeaformis isolate EN_2021a chromosome 12, ASM2061545v1, whole genome shotgun sequence includes the following:
- the LOC121578710 gene encoding cysteine and glycine-rich protein 1-like, with translation MPLGGGNKCGCCQKTVYFAEEVQCEGKYFHKSCFLCMACKKNLDSTTVACHVDEIYCKSCYGKKYGPKGYGFGGGAGTLSMDTGAHLGIRPEEPAAHRPTNNPNASKLATKFGSSDVCPRCAKAVYSAEKVLGGGNSWHKSCFRCSKCGKGLESTTVADKDGEIYCKACYAKNFGPKGFGFGQGAGALAHAQ, from the exons ATGCCTTTGGGAGGAGGAAATAAGTGTGGCTGCTGCCAGAAGACTGTGTACTTTGCTGAGGAAGTGCAGTGCGAAGGGAAATATTTCCACAAGTCCTGCTTTCTGTGCA TGGCATGTAAGAAGAACCTGGACAGCACAACGGTGGCCTGCCATGTGGATGAGATCTACTGCAAATCCTGCTACGGCAAGAAGTATGGGCCAAAAGGCTATGGATTTGGTGGGGGAGCAGGCACCCTGAGCATGGACACGGGGGCACATCTTGGAATCAGACCTGAAGA GCCTGCAGCCCACCGCCCCACCAACAACCCCAACGCCTCcaagttggccaccaagtttggcAGCTCAGACGTGTGCCCACGCTGTGCCAAGGCTGTGTACTCTGCTGAGAAGGTGCTCGGAGGTGGAAAC TCCTGGCACAAGAGCTGCTTCCGCTGTAGCAAATGTGGGAAGGGGCTGGAATCAACCACTGTGGCTGACAAAGATGGAGAAATCTACTGTAAAG CATGTTATGCCAAGAACTTTGGTCCCAAGGGCTTCGGGTTCGGCCAGGGGGCAGGAGCTCTGGCACATGCTCAGTAG